The Terracoccus luteus genome includes a region encoding these proteins:
- a CDS encoding ABC transporter permease, with translation MLIYILRRLALALSVILATLVSTFLLFFAGPSDPAQAMCPETRCNAERLAQITKSLGLDKPLTQQFTDYFGGLFVGRRYEYAGQTIDCGAPCLGFSFRTRLPVGEMIFTRFPNTVVLALMAAVIFVVIGVTVGIIAATRRGSKTDRVLIGSSQVLGAIPYYILALLFSLYLVVLYPVLPAFVPFGSNPVTYLAGMLAPAIILGVVYASSYARYTRNSMIETLSMDYVRTARSKGINERSVLLKHGLRAALSPIVTILGLDIAGLLAGTLVTERIFNVDGIGKQALDALRADDLPVILGTVLVAAAAVVIANLVVDILYSYIDPRVRLS, from the coding sequence GTGCTCATCTACATCCTGAGGCGGCTGGCGCTGGCGCTCAGCGTCATCCTCGCCACCTTGGTGTCGACGTTCCTGCTCTTCTTCGCCGGACCGTCCGACCCGGCCCAGGCCATGTGTCCCGAGACCCGGTGCAACGCCGAGCGTCTCGCGCAGATTACGAAGAGCCTCGGCCTCGACAAACCCCTGACCCAGCAGTTCACCGACTACTTCGGTGGGCTGTTCGTCGGCCGCCGGTACGAGTACGCCGGCCAGACCATCGACTGCGGCGCCCCGTGTCTCGGGTTCTCGTTCCGCACCCGCCTGCCCGTCGGCGAGATGATCTTCACCCGGTTCCCCAACACCGTCGTGCTCGCCCTCATGGCGGCCGTCATCTTCGTCGTCATCGGCGTGACCGTCGGGATCATCGCCGCGACCCGCCGCGGCAGCAAGACCGACCGCGTGCTCATCGGCAGCTCGCAGGTGCTCGGGGCCATCCCGTACTACATCCTGGCGCTGCTCTTCTCGCTCTACCTCGTCGTGCTCTACCCGGTGCTACCGGCGTTCGTCCCGTTCGGGAGCAACCCCGTCACGTACCTCGCAGGCATGCTGGCGCCGGCCATCATCCTCGGTGTCGTGTACGCGTCGTCCTACGCGCGCTACACCCGCAACTCGATGATCGAGACCCTGTCGATGGACTACGTGCGCACCGCGCGCTCGAAGGGCATCAACGAGCGCAGCGTGCTGCTCAAGCACGGCCTGCGCGCCGCGCTGAGCCCCATCGTCACCATCCTCGGCCTCGACATCGCCGGCCTGCTCGCCGGCACGCTCGTCACCGAGCGCATCTTCAACGTCGACGGCATCGGCAAGCAGGCGCTCGACGCGCTTCGCGCCGACGACCTGCCCGTCATCCTCGGCACGGTCCTCGTGGCCGCCGCCGCCGTCGTGATCGCCAACCTGGTCGTCGATATCCTGTACTCCTACATCGACCCTCGAGTGAGGCTGTCATGA